The Acidobacteriota bacterium genome includes a region encoding these proteins:
- the pyrF gene encoding orotidine-5'-phosphate decarboxylase, with protein MTATTEDPRQRLILALDVDDRTQARDMVRRTVASVGIYKVGLQLFVAEGPDLVRELVAEGARVFLDLKLHDIPNTVLGAARQVARLGAAMFTVHCANGARGLTEALGGLREFCARERLAEPLMLGVTVLTSMSDADLHGIGAGGGTERQVEILAGMAYRAGLRGFVASPLEAAALRRSFADAFIVTPGIRPAGADAGDQSRITTPRDAIAAGASAIVVGRPILRAPDPGAAAAVILAEIRQALAG; from the coding sequence ATGACCGCAACGACCGAAGATCCACGACAGCGCCTGATCCTGGCCCTCGACGTGGACGACCGGACTCAGGCCCGCGACATGGTGCGGCGCACCGTGGCCTCGGTGGGCATCTACAAAGTCGGCCTGCAGCTCTTCGTGGCCGAGGGGCCCGACCTGGTCCGCGAGCTGGTGGCCGAGGGCGCCCGGGTGTTCCTCGACCTCAAGCTCCACGACATTCCCAACACCGTCCTGGGCGCCGCCCGCCAGGTGGCGCGGCTCGGCGCCGCCATGTTCACGGTGCACTGCGCCAACGGCGCCCGGGGTCTGACCGAGGCGCTGGGCGGCCTGCGCGAGTTCTGCGCCCGGGAGCGCCTGGCCGAGCCGCTGATGCTGGGCGTCACCGTCCTGACGAGCATGTCCGACGCCGATCTTCACGGGATCGGCGCGGGGGGCGGAACCGAGCGGCAGGTGGAGATCCTGGCCGGCATGGCCTACCGGGCCGGCCTGCGGGGCTTCGTCGCGTCGCCGCTGGAGGCGGCCGCGCTCCGCCGGTCCTTCGCCGACGCGTTCATTGTGACGCCGGGGATCCGGCCGGCCGGCGCCGACGCCGGCGACCAGTCCCGCATCACCACGCCGCGCGACGCCATCGCCGCCGGCGCCTCCGCCATCGTCGTGGGCCGGCCCATCCTGCGGGCGCCCGATCCCGGCGCGGCGGCCGCGGTCATCCTGGCGGAAATCC